The nucleotide window CGGGATGATCGTCTTGGGGCTGATGGTGGCAATCAGCGACACGGCGCTGTCGATCCCGTTGGGGGTGGTGCCGCTGGGGCTGGCGACCATCTTCCCGGTGATCGGGCTGGGGCTCGCGCTCGGCGGGCTGTCGCTGATCTACAAGAAGATCGGCGCGATCACGGGGCTAATGCAGTTGTTCCTCGTCGGGTTCATCTCGTTGCCGTTGGACGCCAACCCCGTGGTCGCGGCGCTGCCGCTGACCGTCGGCACCCGGATGCTGGAGACGACGATGCGGGCCGGCACGGTGACGGCGGTGTCGCCGACGATGGCGGGGTTGTTGGCCGCCAAGCTCGTCGTCTACGTCGCGCTCGGGTTCGGCGGTCTCCACTATCTCCAGAAGGTCGCGCGCCAGCGGGGCGTGCTCGGGCAGTACTGACCCGAGCCGTCCGGCGAGCCTCGCCACGGGAGACAGGCTTATGTTCGCCACACCCACATGGGGTGGCATGGCCGCACAGGCGATGGATCGCGTTCCGCGACCACGGTAGTTCTCTCGCGGACGCGACACGGCGTGGCGTCGACACCCGCCAGCGACGGCGTTCGGCGGTGAGTGAGACGAGAGGAGTGTTCTGGCCGACGAGACGGGCACAGTGCCAGCGACGGCGACGAACACGGACGTGCAGACAGTTGCGGACACGGACGCGAACACGGACACAGACGCGACGGGGTCAGACGCAGATATGAGTACGACACGTACGCGCGAGGGTGACGGCATCGAGACGACGGGACTGGACGGCGTCGTGTTCAAGCCGACGGAGACGACAGCGGCTGCGATCCGGCGGCTCCCGTTCGAGTTGGTGTGTGTCGACTACGAGGGGCGGTCGGCGCTGCCGTCGGCGGAGACGCTCTCGTCGCTGGCGGCCGACCGGACGCTGCGGGTGACGACCCCGGTGCGGGCCGACGGGTTCGACCCGTTGGGTGACGACGAACTGTCGACGCGGCTGCCGGAGGGGGCCGGTCGGGTGCTCGTCGCCGGTCACGGGGCGTACCTGACGGAAACGGAGCAGTCGCGGGCCGTCGCGCCGCGACTCGGCGCGGCCGTCGAACGGACGAACGACCCGTGGGTCGGCACGGAGAGTGTCGAGCGGGTGGCGCTGGCGGCCGGGGGCGTCCAGTACGAACTGCTGTCCCGCGGGACGGTCGACGCGATCGAGGGGCTGCGGGCCGCCGGCTACGACGGCGACGTGGCGGTGTACGCGCCGACGGTGCCGACGGCAGACGAGGACGCGATCCTGGACGCCGTCGGCGCGTACGCGGCACGGCGGGCACCGGTGCGGCGGGCGCTGCCGGACGACGCCGCCACGGACGCGACCGCGACCGGGCGAGCCAGGGAGGTGTTGGAGGCGGCCGTCAGAGACTACGCGCTCGTCGGCTCGCACGCGACGATCCGCGAACGGGTGGACGAGTTGAAGACGGCCGGCGCGGATCTCGTGGTCGGCTACCCGGCGGCGGGCGTGGAGACGTTCACCCGCTGAACGACGCTCGTGGGGCGGCAGCCTCCGGGAGTCACGCGAGCGACCGCAGGGAGCGAGTGTGACTACGTCACGTCCGTGAGGACGGACGAGCAAAGCGAGTGCGGACGAACGGGTGTGACGGGAGTCGGAAGGTACTTCCCCGTGCCCCGGCCACTCGGAGACATGACCGAGTTCACTGTGAGCGGTCGGTTCGAGACCCGCGAGGGGGCACAGTCGTTCACCCGGAGCGTGGACGCGCCCAACGAGAACGTCGCCCGCGAGCGGACGTTCTCGAAGTTCGGCGCCGAACACCGACTCGACCGCAATCAGGTCGAGATCGAGGAGGTGTCGGCATGAGCCTCGGTGGTGGCGGTGGTGGCGGCGGCCAGCAGCAACTCCAGCAGATCAGCCAGGAGCTGGAGGCCATCGAGGCAGAGATCGACGAGTTGGACGAAGAGATCGGTGACCTCCGTCAGGAACAGTCGGAGATCGACGAGGCGGTGTCGGCCATCGAGACGCTGGAGTCCGGCGCGACGGTCCAGGTCCCGCTGGGCGGCGGCGCCTACCTCCGCGCGGAGGTCCAGGACATCGACGAAGTGATCGTCTCGCTCGGCGGCGGCTACGCGGCCGAGCAGGAGCAGGACGACGCCGTCGACGCGTTAGAGCGAAAGCGCGACACCATCGACGACCAGATCGACGAGCTCCGGTCGGAGAAGGCGGAGTTGGAGTCGGAGTCCGACCAGCTGGAGCAGCGCGCCCAGCAGATGCAACAACAGATGCAGCAACAGCAGATGCAGCAGATGCAGCAGATGGAAGACGACGGCGAGTAACCCATGTTCGACGGGCTCAAGGACAAGCTCTCCTCGTTCCGTGAGGACGCGACCGAGGAGGTCGAGGAGAAGGCCGCCGAGGTGGAGGCGGAGGCGGAAGCCGAAGCCGAGGCGGAAGCCGAGACCACGGAGGAGCCGACGACAGAGGAGTCCGCCGAGCCCGACGACGGCGACGACAGCGACGACGACGGACCGGGGCGACTGAAGCGTGCCGCCGCGTTCGCCACCGGGCGGGTTATTATCGAGGAGGGTGACTTAGAGGACCAGCTGTGGGACCTGGAGATGGCCCTGTTGGACTCCGACGTGGAGATGAGTGTCGCCGAGGAAATGTTGGAGTCGATCAGAGAGAGTCTGATCGGCGAGACCCGCGCACAGGTGGAGACGACCGAGGAGCTCGTGACGGAGGCGCTCCACGACGCCCTGTTGGACGTGATTGCGGTCGGACAGTTCGACTTCGAGCGCCGGGTTCGAGAGGCGGACAAGCCGGTCACCATCGTGTTCACCGGCATCAACGGGGTCGGGAAGACGACGACCATCGCCAAGCTGTCGCGGTACTTCGAGGAACGCGGGCTGTCGACGGTGATGGCCAACGGTGACACCTACCGTGCCGGCGCCAACGAGCAGATCACGGAACACGCGGAGACGCTGGGGACGGAGATCATCACCCACGAGCAGGGCGGTGACCCGGCGGCCGTGATCTACGACGCCGTGGAGTACGCCGAGGCGAACGACGTGGACGTAGTCTTGGGCGACACCGCCGGGCGGCTCCACACCTCCGAGGACCTGATGGAGCAGTTGTCGAAGATCGACCGGGTCGTCGGCCCGGACATGACGTTGTTCGTCGACGAGGCGGTCGCCGGCCAGGACGCCGTCGAGCGTGCTCGAGAGTTCGACGACGCGGCGGCGATCGACGGCGCGGTTCTGACGAAGGCGGACGCCGACTCCTCGGGCGGCGCCGCCATCTCCGTCGCGTACGTCACCGGGAAGCCGATCCTGTTCCTCGGTGTCGGTCAGGGGTACGACGATCTAGAGCGGTTCGAACCGGAGGAGCTCGTCGACGCGCTGCTGGGAGACGGAGAGGACTGACACACACGAGCGCCGAGGCGGAACCGACACCGACACCTTCTCGCGGGCCCGACGGCCGGGCGTGACAGTCGTCGCACAGACGCCGGTCGACGCGCTCGTGGCCGCGGCAATCGCCGC belongs to Halobaculum sp. MBLA0143 and includes:
- a CDS encoding ABC transporter permease; translation: MNGSEYVAFLRVTAEKRVALLRRYFLNSVMQVVTFLLMFALLFFGGQQFAPTVVEDSLGGLIVGFFVWTMAAQAYNRVSKQVETEAKWGTLEQLYMSPFGIERVVFANSLFFITGSLGFGMIVLGLMVAISDTALSIPLGVVPLGLATIFPVIGLGLALGGLSLIYKKIGAITGLMQLFLVGFISLPLDANPVVAALPLTVGTRMLETTMRAGTVTAVSPTMAGLLAAKLVVYVALGFGGLHYLQKVARQRGVLGQY
- a CDS encoding luciferase, which gives rise to MSTTRTREGDGIETTGLDGVVFKPTETTAAAIRRLPFELVCVDYEGRSALPSAETLSSLAADRTLRVTTPVRADGFDPLGDDELSTRLPEGAGRVLVAGHGAYLTETEQSRAVAPRLGAAVERTNDPWVGTESVERVALAAGGVQYELLSRGTVDAIEGLRAAGYDGDVAVYAPTVPTADEDAILDAVGAYAARRAPVRRALPDDAATDATATGRAREVLEAAVRDYALVGSHATIRERVDELKTAGADLVVGYPAAGVETFTR
- the rpl18a gene encoding 50S ribosomal protein L18Ae produces the protein MTEFTVSGRFETREGAQSFTRSVDAPNENVARERTFSKFGAEHRLDRNQVEIEEVSA
- the pfdA gene encoding prefoldin subunit alpha, coding for MSLGGGGGGGGQQQLQQISQELEAIEAEIDELDEEIGDLRQEQSEIDEAVSAIETLESGATVQVPLGGGAYLRAEVQDIDEVIVSLGGGYAAEQEQDDAVDALERKRDTIDDQIDELRSEKAELESESDQLEQRAQQMQQQMQQQQMQQMQQMEDDGE
- the ftsY gene encoding signal recognition particle-docking protein FtsY: MFDGLKDKLSSFREDATEEVEEKAAEVEAEAEAEAEAEAETTEEPTTEESAEPDDGDDSDDDGPGRLKRAAAFATGRVIIEEGDLEDQLWDLEMALLDSDVEMSVAEEMLESIRESLIGETRAQVETTEELVTEALHDALLDVIAVGQFDFERRVREADKPVTIVFTGINGVGKTTTIAKLSRYFEERGLSTVMANGDTYRAGANEQITEHAETLGTEIITHEQGGDPAAVIYDAVEYAEANDVDVVLGDTAGRLHTSEDLMEQLSKIDRVVGPDMTLFVDEAVAGQDAVERAREFDDAAAIDGAVLTKADADSSGGAAISVAYVTGKPILFLGVGQGYDDLERFEPEELVDALLGDGED